From Macaca mulatta isolate MMU2019108-1 chromosome 3, T2T-MMU8v2.0, whole genome shotgun sequence, the proteins below share one genomic window:
- the ZNF12 gene encoding zinc finger protein 12 isoform X2, protein MLENYSNLVSVGYHIIKPDVISKLEQGEEPWIVEGEFLLQSYPDEVWQADDPIERIQEGENKPSRQTVFTETLIEERGNVPRKTFDVETNAVPSGKTAYRNSLCDSCEKCLASVSEYISSDGSYARMKADECSGCGKSLLHIKLEKTHPGGKAYEFNQNGKPYTLNEESLYQKIHILEKPFEYIECQKAFQKDTVFVNHMEEKPYKWNGSEIAFLQMSDLTVHQASHMEMKPYECSECGKSFCKKSKFIIHQRTHTGEKPYECNQCGKSFCQKGTLTVHQRTHTGEKPYECNECGKNFYQKLHLIQHQRTHSGEKPYECSYCGKSFCQKTHLTQHQRTHSGERPYVCHDCGKTFSQKSALNDHQKIHTGVKLYKCSECGKCFCRKSTLTTHLRTHTGEKPYECNECGKFFSRLSYLTVHYRTHSGEKPYECNECGKTFYLNSALMRHQRVHTGEKPYECNECGKLFSQLSYLTIHHRTHSGVKPYECSECGKTFYQNSALCRHRRIHKGEKPYECYICGKFFSQMSYLTIHHRIHSGEKPYECSECGKTFCQNSALNRHQRTHTGEKAYECYECGKCFSQMSYLTIHHRIHSGEKPFECNECGKAFSRMSYLTVHYRTHSGEKPYECTECGKKFYHKSAFNSHQRIHRRGNMNVIDVGRLL, encoded by the exons atgctggagaactaCAGCAATCTAGTTTCCGTGG GGTATCACATTATCAAACCGGATGTTATCAGCAAGTTGGAGCAAGGAGAAGAGCCATGGATAGTAGAAGGAGAATTCCTACTTCAGAGCTATCCAG ATGAAGTCTGGCAAGCTGATGACCCAATAGAGAGAATCCAGGAAGGCGAAAATAAACCTTCAAGACAAACTGTGTTCACTGAGACCCTAATTGAAGAGAGAGGTAATGTTCCTCGTAAAACTTTTGATGTAGAAACGAATGCTGTTCCTTCAGGAAAAACAGCCTATAGAAATAGCCTCTGTGACTCCTGTGAAAAGTGTTTAGCGTCTGTTTCAGAATATATTAGTAGCGATGGAAGCTATGCAAGAATGAAAGCTGATGAATGTAGTGGATGTGGGAAATCGCTCCTCCATATTAAGCTTGAGAAAACTCATCCAGGAGGTAAAGCTTATGAATTTAATCAAAATGGGAAACCTTATACTCTAAACGAAGAAAGTCTTTATCAGAAAATTCATATTTTGGAGAAGCCTTTTGAATATATTGAATGCCAGAAAGCCTTCCAAAAGGACACTGTTTTTGTTAATCACATGGAAGAAAAGCCCTATAAGTGGAATGGATCTGAAATAGCCTTTCTTCAGATGTCGGACCTCACTGTACATCAGGCATCTCATATGGAAATGAAGCCCTATGaatgcagtgaatgtgggaaatcCTTCTGTAAAAAGTCAAAATTTATTATACATCAGAGGactcacacaggagagaaaccttacGAATGTAATCAGTGTGGGAAATCCTTCTGCCAGAAGGGAACCCTTACTGTGCATCAGAGAACACACACAGGGGAGAAGCCCTATGAATGTAATGAATGCGGGAAAAACTTTTACCAGAAGTTACACCTCATTCAGCATCAGAGAACTCACTCAGGAGAGAAGCCCTATGAATGTAGTTACTGTGGAAAATCCTTTTGCCAGAAGACACACCTCACACAACATCAGAGAACACATTCAGGAGAGAGACCTTATGTTTGTCATGACTGTGGGAAAACCTTCTCACAGAAGTCAGCACTTAATGACCATCAGAAAATTCACACAGGTGTGAAACTCTACAAGTGTAGTGAATGTGGGAAATGCTTCTGCCGCAAGTCTACTCTCACGACCCACCTGAGGAcccacacaggagagaaaccctatgaatgtaatgaGTGTGGAAAATTCTTCTCTCGGTTGTCATATCTCACTGTACATTATAGAACTCATtcaggagagaaaccctatgaatgtaatgaatgtggaaaaaCCTTCTACCTGAATTCAGCCCTCATGAGACATCAGAGAGtgcacacaggagagaaaccttacGAATGTAACGAATGTGGAAAGTTATTCTCCCAGTTGTCATACCTCACTATACATCATAGAACTCATTCAGGAGTCAAACCCTATGAATGTAGTGAATGTGGGAAAACCTTCTACCAGAACTCAGCCCTTTGTAGACATCGGAGAATACACAAAGGAGAGAAGCCCTATGAATGTTATATATGTGGAAAATTCTTCTCTCAGATGTCATACCTCACTATACATCATAGAATTCATTCAGGAGAGAAGCCCTATGAATGTAGTGAATGTGGGAAAACCTTCTGCCAGAATTCAGCCCTTAATCGACATCAGAGAACACACACAGGAGAGAAAGCCTATGAATGTTATGAATGTGGGAAGTGCTTCTCTCAGATGTCCTATCTCACTATACATCATCGAATTCATTCAGGAGAGAAACCCTTTGAATGTAATGAgtgtggaaaagccttctctCGGATGTCATACCTCACTGTACACTACAGAACTCATtcaggagagaaaccctatgagtgTACTGAATGTGGGAAAAAATTCTACCACAAATCAGCATTCAACAGCCATCAGAGAATTCACAGGAGAGGGAATATGAACGTAATAGATGTGGGAAGGCTTCTCTGA
- the ZNF12 gene encoding zinc finger protein 12 isoform X1 yields the protein MNKSLGPVSFKDVAVDFTQEEWQQLDPEQKITYRDVMLENYSNLVSVGYHIIKPDVISKLEQGEEPWIVEGEFLLQSYPDEVWQADDPIERIQEGENKPSRQTVFTETLIEERGNVPRKTFDVETNAVPSGKTAYRNSLCDSCEKCLASVSEYISSDGSYARMKADECSGCGKSLLHIKLEKTHPGGKAYEFNQNGKPYTLNEESLYQKIHILEKPFEYIECQKAFQKDTVFVNHMEEKPYKWNGSEIAFLQMSDLTVHQASHMEMKPYECSECGKSFCKKSKFIIHQRTHTGEKPYECNQCGKSFCQKGTLTVHQRTHTGEKPYECNECGKNFYQKLHLIQHQRTHSGEKPYECSYCGKSFCQKTHLTQHQRTHSGERPYVCHDCGKTFSQKSALNDHQKIHTGVKLYKCSECGKCFCRKSTLTTHLRTHTGEKPYECNECGKFFSRLSYLTVHYRTHSGEKPYECNECGKTFYLNSALMRHQRVHTGEKPYECNECGKLFSQLSYLTIHHRTHSGVKPYECSECGKTFYQNSALCRHRRIHKGEKPYECYICGKFFSQMSYLTIHHRIHSGEKPYECSECGKTFCQNSALNRHQRTHTGEKAYECYECGKCFSQMSYLTIHHRIHSGEKPFECNECGKAFSRMSYLTVHYRTHSGEKPYECTECGKKFYHKSAFNSHQRIHRRGNMNVIDVGRLL from the exons ATGAATAAATCCCTG GGGCCAGTGTCATTCAAGGATGTGGCTGTGGACTTCACCCAGGAGGAGTGGCAGCAGCTGGACCCTGAGCAGAAGATAACTTACAGGgatgtgatgctggagaactaCAGCAATCTAGTTTCCGTGG GGTATCACATTATCAAACCGGATGTTATCAGCAAGTTGGAGCAAGGAGAAGAGCCATGGATAGTAGAAGGAGAATTCCTACTTCAGAGCTATCCAG ATGAAGTCTGGCAAGCTGATGACCCAATAGAGAGAATCCAGGAAGGCGAAAATAAACCTTCAAGACAAACTGTGTTCACTGAGACCCTAATTGAAGAGAGAGGTAATGTTCCTCGTAAAACTTTTGATGTAGAAACGAATGCTGTTCCTTCAGGAAAAACAGCCTATAGAAATAGCCTCTGTGACTCCTGTGAAAAGTGTTTAGCGTCTGTTTCAGAATATATTAGTAGCGATGGAAGCTATGCAAGAATGAAAGCTGATGAATGTAGTGGATGTGGGAAATCGCTCCTCCATATTAAGCTTGAGAAAACTCATCCAGGAGGTAAAGCTTATGAATTTAATCAAAATGGGAAACCTTATACTCTAAACGAAGAAAGTCTTTATCAGAAAATTCATATTTTGGAGAAGCCTTTTGAATATATTGAATGCCAGAAAGCCTTCCAAAAGGACACTGTTTTTGTTAATCACATGGAAGAAAAGCCCTATAAGTGGAATGGATCTGAAATAGCCTTTCTTCAGATGTCGGACCTCACTGTACATCAGGCATCTCATATGGAAATGAAGCCCTATGaatgcagtgaatgtgggaaatcCTTCTGTAAAAAGTCAAAATTTATTATACATCAGAGGactcacacaggagagaaaccttacGAATGTAATCAGTGTGGGAAATCCTTCTGCCAGAAGGGAACCCTTACTGTGCATCAGAGAACACACACAGGGGAGAAGCCCTATGAATGTAATGAATGCGGGAAAAACTTTTACCAGAAGTTACACCTCATTCAGCATCAGAGAACTCACTCAGGAGAGAAGCCCTATGAATGTAGTTACTGTGGAAAATCCTTTTGCCAGAAGACACACCTCACACAACATCAGAGAACACATTCAGGAGAGAGACCTTATGTTTGTCATGACTGTGGGAAAACCTTCTCACAGAAGTCAGCACTTAATGACCATCAGAAAATTCACACAGGTGTGAAACTCTACAAGTGTAGTGAATGTGGGAAATGCTTCTGCCGCAAGTCTACTCTCACGACCCACCTGAGGAcccacacaggagagaaaccctatgaatgtaatgaGTGTGGAAAATTCTTCTCTCGGTTGTCATATCTCACTGTACATTATAGAACTCATtcaggagagaaaccctatgaatgtaatgaatgtggaaaaaCCTTCTACCTGAATTCAGCCCTCATGAGACATCAGAGAGtgcacacaggagagaaaccttacGAATGTAACGAATGTGGAAAGTTATTCTCCCAGTTGTCATACCTCACTATACATCATAGAACTCATTCAGGAGTCAAACCCTATGAATGTAGTGAATGTGGGAAAACCTTCTACCAGAACTCAGCCCTTTGTAGACATCGGAGAATACACAAAGGAGAGAAGCCCTATGAATGTTATATATGTGGAAAATTCTTCTCTCAGATGTCATACCTCACTATACATCATAGAATTCATTCAGGAGAGAAGCCCTATGAATGTAGTGAATGTGGGAAAACCTTCTGCCAGAATTCAGCCCTTAATCGACATCAGAGAACACACACAGGAGAGAAAGCCTATGAATGTTATGAATGTGGGAAGTGCTTCTCTCAGATGTCCTATCTCACTATACATCATCGAATTCATTCAGGAGAGAAACCCTTTGAATGTAATGAgtgtggaaaagccttctctCGGATGTCATACCTCACTGTACACTACAGAACTCATtcaggagagaaaccctatgagtgTACTGAATGTGGGAAAAAATTCTACCACAAATCAGCATTCAACAGCCATCAGAGAATTCACAGGAGAGGGAATATGAACGTAATAGATGTGGGAAGGCTTCTCTGA